In Sphingomonas sp. R1, a single genomic region encodes these proteins:
- a CDS encoding NUDIX hydrolase: protein MTSRIARPAARILLLDKDSRVLLFRFDPSDRPPFWCTPGGAVDPGEGYADAARRELWEETGIRADTGPEVAQRIVEFVTIEGVPVWADERYFLVRTDAEAIDTAGHTALEQRVMRGWRWFTRDEIPGHAEPIFPEDLVEMLDRLAAWIAPAR, encoded by the coding sequence GTGACGTCGCGTATCGCCCGCCCGGCGGCGCGGATCCTGCTGCTCGACAAAGACAGTCGGGTGCTGCTGTTCCGGTTCGATCCCAGCGACCGACCGCCCTTCTGGTGCACGCCGGGCGGCGCGGTGGATCCGGGCGAAGGCTATGCCGATGCAGCGCGCCGCGAGCTGTGGGAGGAGACCGGCATTCGCGCCGATACGGGGCCGGAGGTTGCACAGCGCATCGTCGAGTTCGTGACCATCGAAGGCGTGCCGGTCTGGGCAGACGAGCGCTATTTCCTCGTCCGCACCGATGCAGAGGCGATCGACACCGCAGGCCATACGGCGCTCGAGCAGCGGGTGATGCGCGGCTGGCGCTGGTTCACGCGCGACGAGATCCCCGGCCATGCCGAGCCGATCTTCCCGGAAGACCTGGTGGAAATGCTGGACCGGCTGGCCGCATGGATAGCGCCCGCACGGTAG
- a CDS encoding SRPBCC family protein has product MGETRELSVERLIDAPVEACWRAFSEHFEEWWCPRPWTTEVIEQDLRPGGRTAIVMRGPNGEEQRLEGVFLEVVPGRRVVSTDAFRFGWIPQAPFMVGTWSFEPDGARTRYRASARHWTQESCDAHRAMGFEQGWSAVAEQLEAVARRLDSEGRA; this is encoded by the coding sequence ATGGGTGAAACGCGCGAATTGTCGGTCGAGCGGCTGATCGATGCGCCCGTCGAGGCGTGCTGGCGTGCCTTCTCCGAACATTTCGAGGAATGGTGGTGCCCGCGGCCTTGGACCACCGAGGTGATCGAGCAGGATCTGCGGCCCGGCGGCCGAACCGCCATCGTCATGCGCGGCCCGAACGGCGAGGAGCAGCGGCTGGAAGGCGTGTTTCTGGAGGTCGTGCCGGGGCGTCGCGTGGTTTCCACGGATGCGTTCCGGTTCGGGTGGATCCCGCAGGCGCCGTTCATGGTCGGTACCTGGTCCTTCGAGCCCGACGGCGCGCGAACGCGCTACCGAGCGAGTGCACGCCACTGGACGCAGGAGAGCTGCGATGCGCATCGCGCGATGGGCTTCGAGCAAGGCTGGTCTGCCGTTGCCGAGCAACTGGAGGCTGTGGCACGACGCCTGGACTCCGAAGGGCGTGCCTGA
- a CDS encoding glycosyl hydrolase family 18 protein, with translation MAGDAASLPQRNVIYVQGPYYNFNSSGQPIVYSTNASPPVPETPVQYWTPVLAVPASVFILCFGHFNAKGATGQQDWGLVINNVAATDPSMAAAMAPVKAAAANGATFLLSIGGADNPDDWTHIGSAPDICAAEVAAFLTAYGLNGVDIDMENSANPGAVAAFLADLAARVPGLIVSGSPMLSQMQTHSFFPELLAASGYAYPQWFNVQYYQYCETPSLGSFEANLALIAGWYGTHRPAAVGDAVVIGVAPTQCGGQESVAKVLAAAAAIAAAEANWGGFAWWNYPELVPPSLTALRQPEASTAEPV, from the coding sequence ATGGCAGGGGATGCTGCATCATTGCCACAACGGAACGTCATCTACGTTCAAGGGCCCTATTACAACTTCAATTCGAGCGGACAGCCGATCGTCTACTCGACCAACGCGTCGCCGCCGGTGCCAGAGACGCCGGTGCAATATTGGACGCCCGTGCTGGCGGTGCCGGCATCGGTGTTCATTCTCTGCTTCGGGCATTTCAACGCCAAGGGGGCGACCGGGCAGCAGGATTGGGGGCTGGTGATCAACAACGTCGCCGCGACCGACCCGTCCATGGCCGCGGCGATGGCGCCGGTGAAGGCGGCCGCGGCCAACGGCGCCACGTTCCTGCTGTCGATCGGTGGTGCCGACAACCCCGACGACTGGACCCATATCGGCAGCGCGCCTGACATTTGTGCCGCCGAGGTCGCCGCGTTCCTGACGGCCTATGGCCTGAACGGTGTCGATATCGACATGGAAAATTCGGCCAACCCAGGCGCGGTTGCCGCTTTCCTCGCCGATCTCGCCGCGCGCGTGCCGGGGCTGATCGTCTCGGGATCGCCGATGCTGTCGCAGATGCAGACCCACAGTTTCTTCCCCGAGCTGCTGGCGGCGAGCGGCTATGCCTATCCGCAATGGTTCAACGTGCAATATTATCAATATTGCGAAACGCCGAGCCTCGGCTCCTTCGAGGCCAATCTGGCACTCATCGCCGGATGGTATGGCACGCATCGGCCGGCGGCTGTCGGTGACGCGGTGGTGATCGGCGTCGCGCCGACACAGTGCGGCGGGCAGGAATCGGTAGCGAAGGTGCTCGCCGCGGCGGCGGCGATTGCCGCGGCCGAAGCCAATTGGGGCGGCTTTGCGTGGTGGAACTATCCCGAGCTCGTGCCGCCGTCGCTCACGGCGCTGCGCCAGCCCGAGGCGAGCACCGCAGAGCCCGTCTGA
- a CDS encoding winged helix-turn-helix transcriptional regulator has product MKLENITTIKRRYADACGTALALEFVGERWALLIIRELLLGPRRFGEIRAGLPGLSANVLTQRLAGLEADGIVVREKLPPPASVQVYALTPWGYEAAPVVLAMGRWALRSPRHDPSQPFSRVSLMLALRMLLLPDKAEGWAGTIGFRLGDETYRVTVGNGSLGITRGLLAGAEAVFVGEPNDFLPVLFGTMPLGLALSAGRFSVEGNVARAADFATLFLLPPKIAA; this is encoded by the coding sequence GTGAAGTTAGAAAATATAACCACTATTAAACGGCGCTACGCGGATGCGTGCGGCACTGCACTGGCGCTGGAGTTCGTCGGCGAGCGCTGGGCGTTGCTCATCATCCGCGAACTGCTGCTGGGCCCGCGGCGTTTCGGCGAAATCCGCGCCGGGCTGCCGGGGCTGAGCGCCAATGTTCTCACCCAGCGACTGGCAGGGCTGGAGGCGGACGGCATCGTCGTGCGCGAGAAGCTGCCGCCGCCCGCGAGCGTGCAGGTCTATGCGCTGACGCCCTGGGGCTATGAGGCCGCGCCCGTGGTGCTGGCGATGGGTCGCTGGGCGCTGCGCTCGCCCCGCCATGATCCCAGCCAGCCCTTCTCGCGCGTGTCGCTGATGCTGGCTCTGCGCATGCTGTTGTTGCCGGACAAGGCCGAAGGTTGGGCGGGGACAATCGGCTTCCGGCTGGGCGACGAGACCTATCGCGTGACGGTCGGGAACGGCAGCCTGGGGATCACGCGCGGCCTGCTCGCCGGTGCCGAGGCGGTATTCGTGGGCGAACCCAATGATTTCCTGCCCGTGTTGTTCGGCACCATGCCGCTTGGCCTTGCGTTGTCCGCCGGCAGATTCAGCGTGGAGGGAAACGTCGCTCGTGCGGCTGACTTTGCCACGTTGTTCCTGCTGCCGCCCAAGATAGCCGCCTGA
- a CDS encoding VOC family protein: MTNRQGEIIWYELMTQDADRAAAFYGSVLGWQVGAAMPGGPDYRMLGAADGHAGGMLQLDDAMRAAGASPTWLAYFGVDDVDASVAAILAEGGKVLVPGWDAPGVGRIAMVTDPQGIPFYVMRGATEGATSSVYQRHGLGHVGWNELYAPDADGALGFYHRQFGLTRMGGMPMGALGEYSFIGHDGGDPMGAIMGCPPGAKPGWSFYFRVEDVDAAKGRVEGAGGTVVNGPMDVPGGERVLQAVDPDGALFGLLSGAGA; encoded by the coding sequence ATGACGAACCGGCAGGGCGAAATCATCTGGTATGAACTGATGACGCAGGACGCGGATCGCGCCGCGGCCTTCTACGGGTCAGTACTTGGCTGGCAGGTGGGCGCTGCCATGCCGGGCGGCCCCGATTATCGGATGCTCGGGGCGGCCGATGGCCATGCCGGCGGCATGCTCCAGCTCGACGATGCGATGCGCGCGGCAGGGGCCAGCCCGACCTGGCTGGCCTATTTCGGCGTGGACGATGTCGATGCGAGCGTCGCGGCGATCCTGGCGGAAGGGGGCAAGGTGCTGGTGCCTGGCTGGGATGCACCCGGTGTCGGCCGCATCGCGATGGTCACCGACCCGCAGGGCATTCCCTTCTACGTGATGCGCGGCGCCACCGAGGGGGCGACCAGTAGCGTCTATCAGCGGCACGGCCTCGGCCATGTCGGCTGGAACGAACTCTACGCGCCGGACGCCGACGGGGCGCTCGGCTTCTATCATCGCCAGTTCGGCCTCACCCGGATGGGCGGCATGCCGATGGGTGCGCTGGGCGAATACAGCTTCATCGGCCATGACGGCGGCGACCCGATGGGGGCGATCATGGGCTGCCCCCCGGGGGCCAAGCCCGGCTGGAGCTTCTATTTCCGGGTCGAGGATGTCGACGCGGCCAAGGGCAGGGTGGAAGGTGCCGGCGGGACCGTGGTCAACGGGCCGATGGACGTGCCGGGCGGGGAGCGCGTGCTCCAGGCGGTGGATCCGGATGGCGCGCTGTTCGGCCTGTTGAGCGGGGCTGGGGCGTAG
- a CDS encoding VOC family protein produces MVQPVFVNLPVADVPRATAFYEAIGCTMNRQFSGPTASAMVWSGALTFMLLHRDFFRTFTPRAVADATAVTEVLIALPLNDRAAVDALVDTAASSGGSGDLRPVQDMGFMYGRTFTDPDGHVFEPFYMDMAAAATAMAPAEA; encoded by the coding sequence ATGGTGCAGCCGGTATTCGTGAACCTGCCTGTCGCGGATGTGCCGCGCGCCACTGCCTTCTACGAAGCGATCGGCTGCACGATGAACCGGCAGTTCAGCGGCCCCACCGCCAGCGCGATGGTCTGGTCCGGGGCGCTCACCTTCATGCTGCTCCACCGCGACTTCTTCCGGACCTTTACTCCGCGTGCCGTCGCCGATGCGACCGCGGTGACAGAGGTGCTGATCGCGCTGCCGCTGAATGATCGCGCTGCGGTCGACGCGCTGGTCGACACGGCGGCTTCGAGCGGCGGATCGGGGGATCTCCGGCCGGTGCAGGACATGGGCTTCATGTACGGTCGCACCTTCACCGATCCCGACGGGCATGTGTTCGAGCCGTTTTACATGGACATGGCCGCCGCCGCCACCGCGATGGCGCCCGCGGAAGCCTGA
- a CDS encoding BolA family protein yields the protein MTDLATGPLGDLIADRLRTALAPSHLHVSNDSAQHRGHLGDDGTGESHFTVTIESPEFAGLNRVARQRKVNHALADLLATRIHALAIKATAPGE from the coding sequence ATGACCGACCTCGCCACTGGCCCTCTGGGCGATCTGATCGCCGATCGCCTGCGCACCGCGCTCGCCCCGTCGCACCTTCATGTCAGCAACGACAGCGCCCAGCATCGCGGGCATCTGGGGGACGACGGCACGGGCGAAAGCCATTTCACCGTCACCATCGAGAGCCCCGAATTCGCCGGGCTGAACCGTGTCGCCCGCCAGCGCAAGGTGAACCATGCGCTCGCCGACCTGCTCGCCACCCGTATCCACGCGCTGGCGATCAAGGCGACGGCGCCGGGCGAGTGA
- a CDS encoding NAD-glutamate dehydrogenase — protein sequence MKNLEKKIMQAFEDRIFEGALPGELEGLDDAERTEVARFVAETAAERPPRTVRLNLETYQDDASRKMRLAVINDDMPFLVDSIAGAIAAFDLGIFRIIHPILPIERDSAGLVTDIGEKAKDASPESMIYIEMERADARTRRALTSEIERVLEHARDVVSDWRPLQQAMSIDGARVPSREGEALLRWFADDAMTLLGHEKWTIGGESSDQIGLARYTHEVPLLADTSRRLAVDYFEMGGEIPLLLKSNATSTVHRRVPLDIVVTPIMTGQDVTGLSIHYGLWTSQALNTPPAMVPMLRGRIEMLESKFGFDPAGHTGKAMTHALTGLPHDLTTAFDLEALESLVLTAMSVADRPRSKLVLVRSTLGRHLFAFVWLPREQVAAGHRETIGTMLTEAAHAKMINWSIALEDGVLAQLRYTLDLRGDTTMPDEAELDARIARMVRGWAPAVEACLNELAGSGAARLSLRLANAFPDVYRLTHTPEEAAQDMVRIGGLEDEHARSVRIVPLREEPGKYRIKLYRLGGALALSDAVPAFENFGFRVLEEVPTELTNGAFIHDFKVEPANRSDMLDRDPAIVEAAIAAVLEGRAENDLFNRLIVEAGITPDAVVLLRAWFRYLRQTGMLYGLGTVVDALRRAPLVALALVERFEAAHNPARADDEEAVDLAEKTIDAGLAQVSAIDDDRILRLFKGVVLATLRTNAYAPAGAEALAFKLDSAKVPGLPAPLPWREIWVYSPRVEGIHLRAGPVARGGLRWSDRRDDFRTEILGLMKAQRVKNAVIVPTGAKGGFYPKHLPSPALDRDAWLAEGTESYRIFIRALLSITDNIVSGEVVHPQGVTVLDGEDPYFVVAADKGTATFSDVANALAIERNFWLGDAFASGGSVGYDHKAMGITAKGAWVSVRRHFLEMGTDIQTEPVTVAGVGDMSGDVFGNGMLLSKAIRLVAAFDHRHIFLDPNPDPSTSWEERARMFALPRSSWADYNPALISEGGGVFPRTEKSIPLSPQVKALLDLDVDSIDPNGLMIAILKARVGLLWFGGIGTYLKAASESNGEVGDPANDRIRINAEQVRAQVVGEGANLGVTQAARIAFARNGGRLNTDFIDNSAGVDCSDNEVNIKIALNREMIEGRLAFEDRNTLLASMTDDVSHLVLEDNRLQTLALSFMENDGALDLPSYVRVIEILESSGRLDRGVEGLGSNEDLLRRAQEGRGLTRPELAVLLASAKLALQDAIEKGDLGHDPALVGDLHAAFPKAMQERFGKAIDEHRLRSEIVATKLANRVVNRLGVLHPFELAEEEGAAMRDIAAMFVVAEQLLGLPALWEAVETAEISEGARVALLDELAVAVRGQIADLLRITRPGASPAEVIERLRPGIQALGREAKGLMLTEVRAQADRICGKLTAAGAPRELVDQVVHVFELDGCIGLADLGQRRGIDELVLTRAFTALGQALGLDWAQATAARITTGDVWERLLIAGLARDFQQLRLDFLGRVEGQDPQATVDAWLAEHRARVDQFSALVRRARQSAVPNAAMLAQIAGQARVLLGRE from the coding sequence ATGAAGAACCTAGAAAAAAAGATCATGCAGGCTTTTGAGGATCGGATCTTCGAAGGCGCGCTACCCGGAGAGCTGGAAGGACTGGACGACGCCGAGCGGACGGAAGTCGCGCGGTTCGTCGCGGAGACGGCGGCAGAGCGCCCGCCGCGTACCGTGCGGCTCAATCTCGAAACCTATCAGGACGATGCCAGTCGAAAGATGCGGCTCGCCGTGATCAACGACGACATGCCGTTCCTGGTCGATTCGATCGCCGGGGCGATCGCCGCTTTCGATCTCGGCATCTTCCGCATCATCCACCCGATCCTCCCGATCGAGCGCGACTCCGCGGGCCTCGTCACCGACATCGGCGAGAAGGCGAAGGATGCCTCGCCCGAGTCGATGATCTACATCGAGATGGAGCGCGCCGACGCCCGCACCCGCCGCGCGCTGACCAGCGAGATCGAGCGCGTGCTGGAACATGCTCGCGACGTGGTGTCGGACTGGCGGCCGCTGCAGCAGGCGATGTCGATCGACGGCGCCCGCGTGCCCTCGCGCGAAGGCGAAGCGCTGCTCCGCTGGTTTGCCGACGATGCGATGACGCTGCTCGGCCATGAGAAATGGACCATCGGCGGCGAAAGCAGCGACCAGATCGGTCTTGCCCGCTACACCCATGAGGTCCCGCTGCTCGCGGATACCTCGCGCCGCCTCGCGGTCGATTATTTCGAGATGGGCGGCGAGATTCCGCTGCTCCTCAAGTCCAACGCTACCTCCACCGTGCACCGCCGCGTGCCGCTGGACATCGTCGTGACGCCGATCATGACAGGCCAGGACGTGACCGGGCTTTCGATCCACTATGGCCTGTGGACGAGCCAGGCCCTCAATACGCCCCCGGCGATGGTGCCGATGCTGCGCGGGCGCATCGAGATGCTCGAATCGAAGTTCGGCTTCGATCCGGCCGGCCATACCGGCAAGGCGATGACGCACGCGCTGACCGGCCTCCCGCACGACCTGACCACCGCGTTCGACCTCGAGGCGCTGGAAAGCCTGGTGCTCACCGCCATGTCGGTCGCGGACCGTCCGCGCTCGAAGCTGGTGCTGGTGCGGTCCACGCTGGGCCGCCACCTGTTCGCCTTTGTCTGGCTGCCGCGCGAGCAGGTCGCCGCCGGCCACCGCGAGACGATCGGCACCATGCTGACCGAGGCGGCGCACGCCAAGATGATCAACTGGTCGATTGCGCTGGAAGACGGCGTGCTGGCGCAACTGCGCTACACGCTCGACCTGCGCGGCGACACGACCATGCCGGACGAGGCCGAGCTCGACGCGCGCATCGCCCGCATGGTGCGCGGCTGGGCGCCGGCGGTGGAAGCCTGCCTCAACGAGCTGGCCGGCAGCGGCGCGGCGCGCCTGTCGCTGCGCCTCGCCAACGCCTTCCCGGACGTCTACCGCCTCACCCACACGCCCGAGGAAGCTGCGCAGGACATGGTGCGGATCGGCGGGCTGGAGGACGAGCATGCCCGTTCCGTGCGGATCGTGCCGCTGCGCGAGGAACCGGGCAAGTACCGGATCAAGCTCTACCGCCTGGGCGGCGCGCTCGCACTGTCGGACGCGGTGCCGGCGTTCGAGAATTTCGGCTTCCGCGTGCTCGAGGAAGTGCCGACCGAGCTGACCAACGGCGCCTTCATCCACGATTTCAAGGTGGAACCGGCGAACCGCAGCGACATGCTGGACCGCGACCCGGCGATCGTCGAGGCCGCCATCGCTGCGGTGCTCGAAGGCCGGGCGGAGAACGACTTGTTCAACCGCCTGATCGTCGAAGCGGGCATCACGCCGGACGCGGTGGTACTGCTGCGCGCCTGGTTCCGTTATCTCCGCCAGACCGGCATGCTCTACGGCCTCGGCACCGTGGTCGACGCGCTTCGCCGCGCGCCGCTGGTGGCACTTGCCCTGGTCGAGCGGTTCGAGGCGGCGCACAACCCTGCCCGCGCCGACGACGAGGAAGCCGTCGACCTGGCAGAAAAGACCATCGACGCCGGCCTTGCCCAGGTTTCGGCGATCGACGACGACCGCATCCTGCGCCTGTTCAAGGGCGTGGTGCTGGCGACGCTGCGCACCAACGCCTATGCGCCCGCGGGCGCCGAGGCGCTGGCGTTCAAGCTCGATTCCGCCAAGGTGCCGGGCCTGCCGGCGCCGCTCCCCTGGCGCGAGATCTGGGTCTACAGCCCGCGCGTCGAGGGCATCCACTTACGCGCCGGTCCGGTCGCGCGCGGCGGCCTGCGCTGGTCCGATCGCCGCGACGACTTCCGCACCGAGATCCTGGGCCTGATGAAGGCGCAGCGCGTGAAGAACGCAGTGATCGTGCCGACCGGCGCGAAGGGCGGCTTCTATCCGAAGCACCTGCCCAGCCCCGCCCTCGATCGCGATGCGTGGCTGGCCGAGGGTACCGAAAGCTACCGCATTTTCATCCGCGCGCTGCTGTCGATCACCGACAACATCGTATCGGGCGAGGTCGTCCACCCGCAGGGCGTGACGGTGCTGGACGGCGAGGACCCCTATTTCGTCGTCGCCGCCGACAAGGGCACGGCGACCTTCTCCGACGTTGCGAACGCGCTGGCCATCGAGCGCAACTTCTGGCTGGGCGACGCCTTCGCCTCGGGCGGCAGCGTCGGCTACGACCACAAGGCAATGGGCATCACCGCCAAGGGCGCGTGGGTGTCGGTACGCCGCCACTTCCTGGAAATGGGCACCGACATCCAGACGGAGCCGGTGACCGTGGCGGGCGTGGGCGACATGTCGGGCGACGTGTTCGGCAACGGCATGCTCCTGTCCAAGGCGATCCGGCTGGTCGCCGCATTCGACCATCGCCACATCTTCCTCGATCCCAACCCGGATCCCTCGACCAGCTGGGAGGAGCGCGCCCGCATGTTCGCGCTGCCGCGTTCCAGCTGGGCAGACTATAATCCGGCGCTGATTTCCGAGGGCGGCGGCGTGTTCCCGCGCACCGAGAAGTCGATCCCGCTCAGCCCGCAGGTGAAGGCGCTGCTCGATCTCGACGTCGACAGCATCGATCCCAACGGGCTGATGATCGCGATCCTCAAGGCCCGCGTCGGGCTCCTCTGGTTCGGCGGCATCGGCACCTATCTGAAGGCGGCGAGCGAGAGCAACGGCGAGGTGGGGGATCCCGCCAACGACCGCATCCGCATCAATGCCGAGCAGGTGCGCGCGCAGGTGGTCGGCGAAGGCGCCAATCTGGGCGTCACCCAGGCGGCGCGCATCGCGTTCGCGCGGAACGGCGGCCGTCTCAACACCGACTTCATCGACAATTCGGCCGGCGTCGATTGCTCGGACAACGAGGTCAACATCAAGATCGCGCTCAACCGCGAGATGATCGAGGGCCGCCTGGCCTTCGAGGACCGCAACACGCTGCTCGCCTCGATGACCGACGACGTGTCGCACCTGGTGCTGGAAGACAACCGCCTCCAGACCCTGGCGCTCTCTTTCATGGAGAATGACGGCGCGCTCGACCTGCCCAGCTATGTGCGGGTGATCGAGATCCTCGAATCCAGCGGCCGGCTCGACCGCGGCGTCGAAGGGCTCGGCTCGAACGAGGATCTGCTGCGCCGTGCCCAGGAAGGCCGCGGGCTCACCCGGCCGGAACTGGCGGTGCTGCTCGCCTCGGCCAAGCTGGCGCTGCAGGACGCGATCGAAAAGGGCGATCTCGGCCATGATCCGGCGCTGGTCGGCGATCTCCACGCTGCCTTCCCGAAGGCGATGCAGGAGCGGTTCGGCAAGGCGATCGACGAGCATCGCCTGCGCAGCGAAATCGTTGCGACCAAGCTGGCGAACCGGGTGGTCAACCGCCTGGGCGTGCTGCACCCGTTCGAACTGGCCGAGGAAGAAGGCGCCGCGATGCGCGACATCGCCGCGATGTTCGTGGTCGCCGAACAGCTGCTCGGCCTGCCGGCGCTGTGGGAAGCGGTGGAAACCGCCGAGATCAGCGAAGGCGCCCGCGTCGCACTGCTCGACGAGCTTGCGGTGGCAGTGCGCGGCCAGATTGCCGACCTGCTGCGCATCACCCGGCCCGGCGCGAGCCCGGCGGAGGTGATCGAGCGCCTGCGCCCGGGCATCCAGGCACTGGGCCGCGAGGCCAAGGGCCTGATGCTCACCGAGGTGCGCGCGCAGGCCGACCGGATCTGCGGCAAGCTCACTGCCGCCGGCGCGCCGCGCGAGCTGGTGGACCAGGTGGTGCATGTGTTCGAGCTGGACGGCTGTATCGGCCTTGCCGATCTCGGCCAGCGCCGCGGCATCGACGAGCTGGTGCTCACCCGCGCGTTCACCGCGCTGGGACAGGCGCTGGGCCTCGACTGGGCCCAGGCGACGGCCGCGCGGATCACCACCGGCGATGTGTGGGAGCGCCTGCTGATCGCCGGCCTCGCGCGCGATTTCCAGCAGCTGCGACTCGACTTCCTGGGTCGCGTCGAGGGGCAGGATCCGCAGGCCACGGTGGATGCGTGGCTCGCCGAGCACCGCGCACGCGTCGACCAGTTCAGCGCGTTGGTGCGGCGTGCCCGCCAGTCCGCGGTGCCCAACGCTGCGATGCTCGCGCAGATTGCGGGACAGGCCCGGGTGCTGCTCGGCCGCGAATGA
- a CDS encoding DUF4287 domain-containing protein has protein sequence MSFQAYLDNIQAKTGQSPGDFRAYAAEKGWTDAGRLRGDLKAGTIVADLKERFGLGHGHAMAIVALLKGAKREGDA, from the coding sequence GTGTCGTTTCAAGCCTATCTCGACAATATCCAGGCCAAGACCGGGCAGAGCCCCGGCGACTTTCGCGCCTATGCCGCGGAGAAGGGATGGACCGACGCCGGCCGCCTTCGCGGCGACCTCAAGGCCGGGACGATCGTCGCCGATCTGAAGGAGCGGTTCGGGCTCGGCCATGGCCACGCCATGGCGATCGTCGCGCTGCTCAAGGGCGCCAAACGCGAGGGCGATGCCTGA
- a CDS encoding DUF1428 domain-containing protein translates to MPDRKEQGPMAYLDGYVIPVPEAEKDAYRALADDAAALFLRFGAVRVLEGWGEDVPHGTATDFYRATLAEAGEAVVFAWVLWPDKATRDAGWGKLMEAPEMQGRTMPFDGKRMFWGGFEPIVDRGDG, encoded by the coding sequence ATGCCTGACCGGAAGGAGCAAGGACCGATGGCCTATCTCGACGGATATGTGATCCCGGTGCCCGAGGCCGAAAAGGACGCCTATCGCGCGCTGGCAGACGATGCGGCAGCGCTGTTCCTCCGGTTCGGCGCGGTTCGGGTGCTGGAGGGCTGGGGCGAGGACGTGCCGCACGGCACGGCCACCGACTTCTACCGGGCGACGCTGGCGGAGGCGGGAGAGGCGGTGGTGTTCGCCTGGGTGCTGTGGCCGGACAAGGCGACGCGCGATGCCGGCTGGGGCAAGCTGATGGAAGCGCCCGAGATGCAGGGGCGGACCATGCCGTTCGACGGCAAGCGCATGTTCTGGGGCGGATTCGAACCGATCGTCGATCGTGGCGACGGCTGA
- a CDS encoding J domain-containing protein: MCAQPGCNAPGEFRAPPLEGARSSFDGPPPFRWLCLDHVRAFNSGYNFFAGMSPDEIHEAQRPIAGWERETRVFSANPDVPPRWADFADPLDAIGARYRDRMKDRGERKDGRPLSGADRDALKVLDLEIDCDRTALRKRYSELVRRFHPDRNGGDRSHEARLQRVIAAYQQLKGSAAFA; the protein is encoded by the coding sequence TTGTGCGCACAGCCGGGCTGCAACGCTCCCGGCGAGTTTCGGGCGCCCCCGCTGGAGGGCGCGCGCAGCAGCTTCGACGGGCCGCCGCCGTTTCGCTGGCTGTGCCTGGACCATGTCCGCGCGTTCAATTCGGGCTACAACTTCTTCGCGGGCATGAGCCCGGACGAGATCCACGAGGCGCAGCGCCCGATCGCCGGCTGGGAACGCGAGACGCGCGTGTTCAGCGCCAATCCCGACGTGCCGCCGCGCTGGGCCGATTTCGCCGATCCGCTGGATGCGATCGGTGCGCGCTATCGCGACCGGATGAAGGATCGCGGCGAGCGCAAGGACGGAAGGCCGCTTTCGGGTGCGGATCGCGATGCACTGAAGGTGCTCGACCTGGAGATCGACTGCGACCGCACCGCACTCCGGAAGCGCTATTCGGAACTGGTCCGCAGATTTCACCCGGATCGCAATGGCGGGGACCGCAGCCATGAGGCGCGGCTGCAACGGGTGATCGCGGCGTATCAGCAGTTGAAGGGATCGGCAGCGTTCGCTTGA